Part of the Gemmatimonadota bacterium genome is shown below.
ATTTCACGCCTGCACCTGCTGTAAGTCCAAAGGAATCGTAGCGGAACATATACCCTCCGCGCAGCGCCAGTATATTGCCCAGCCAGGCTTCGCCGCCCACATGGTAGCGCTCTTCCCAGTTGATCAGGAAGTTCATATCAACCGCCCCGGTGATATAAAACGGATCGCCTTGCTGTCCATAGACCTCGGCAGCGGTCCCCAGATTGAACGACAGGGGTTGCTGGAACTGTCGCCGCAGCACCTCTGTATCCTTTCCGAAGTTCCGCAGTGCCATCGACAGCCTCAGGCTGCCAAGCCCGGTGTAGAACTTGGTGCCAAAATCCACGTTAAAAGTCGTGTGGTTGGTCAAGTCCAGATCCTCGCGAGCCAGCATAAATCGCACGCCAAAGGACAGCTTGTCTGTGAACTTGCGGCTATAGATGAGACTAAAGGCCGATGTGCCCAGGCTGAGCGTTCGACCCGTGCCTCCCGGCTGCAAAATCGTGGTCTCCTCCACATCCTCTGGCTTAAAAGTCAGGATGCTGACCCCGATGGTATGCACACCGCTTGTATAAGCTATAGCCCCGGTGTTGAATGTAGAATTTACGAACCACTGCGAATGGCTCAACGACACTTCCAATTTCTCCACGCCCGTCATCCCGGCCGGATTCCACCACGCGGCATTGACATCGTCTGCTGCTGTTGCATAAGCACTCCCCATTGCCACGGCGCGAGGGCTTTGCGCCACCGCAAGAGGCGAGAAGATTGTCAAGTCCGGCCGCTTAATAAGCCCACCTGCATATGCTGGAACAGCCATCAGTGTCGTGGCGAGCATGCAGATGAGAAAAACTTTTTTATACATACTTGCACTCCTTATTCAGAGGGGCGATAGGCAGAGACTACCCACCGCCCGCCGGTTACCTGACAGATCCCCCGACCACCACAAATGTCCCGCGCTGGATCTTTCCGTTGCTTTCTGGCGTCAGGGATTTCACCACGAAGAAATAGACCCCGGCTGGAACCTGTCCCGTCACCGCTTTGGTGAGCTGGATATATTCCGCTTCTCCAACCGATGGATTATCGTGGTCAAATTCCGACATCAGATCTCCGGAAACCGAGAAAATCTTCACATTGCACTTGGACGGCAAATTCACGAACCGAATTTTATCCGATCCCTCATAGGCGTGGGAACCATCGGCCAAGAAGGGATTGGGCACCACCGACACCTTCGCTTCCAGGCGTTCGGCCTCTGCATAAGCGGCCACTGCCGGACTCGTGGGTATCCACGAATACCGGAAGAACTGCTCGGGAGCAGCCAATCCGCTCTCCAGCCCGCTTTGTACCGACTGCTGGGCAGCTGGTGGCAAATCGGACAGCGTCCTGGTGCCATCGCTGCTGGTCCAGGTACTGTGACCAGTGTCATAAGCCGTCACCGCATAATAATAGGCAAATCCAGCCAGAGATGTATCGTCGGTGTAAGAATACTGATCACCCTCTTTGTGCGCCGTATCTCCGACCTTGATATCCTTCAGGAGTTGCCAGTTGTCAAAGTAAAAATCGCTGCGGTAAACCCGGTAGCCAGCAATATCCTTGGCCTCAGCAGTACCCGCATAATCGGGATCTTCCAGATCGTCGATACTCTGCCAGCTAATTTGGGCCGTAGCTGCCGGTGTATTCGCGATCCAGGTGTGGAGATCCGGCGGCGGGAGCGGCACGTCGCCGCCCAGTTCGTACATCGCCTGCGCGTGCTGCGCGTGCTTCATCAAATTCCGCATGGCCTTGTCCGTGTGCAAATCGGCCTGGTTCTGCGGAATATTTCGCTGCCAGCCCCACATATTTTCCTCTACCGGCATCGATGCCGTAAAAGCCATCACGATCTTCACGCGGTCTCCCCTTTGCATATCGTAGGGACCATAAGTGTGAGAAAACGCATGCCAGTTGGGCGACATGGGTTGCTCGGGGGTCTCGCCCCGTCGCGTGGGATTGTCCTGCACCGGCAGCGGTGCAGTCGGATTGTCCGGCCAGCCCGTGCGTCCGGCGATATTGTACATACTCACCCGCTCGCCCGGCTTGGCCACCGACACCAGCGCAATACCGATCTCGTCGGTGC
Proteins encoded:
- a CDS encoding PorV/PorQ family protein yields the protein MYKKVFLICMLATTLMAVPAYAGGLIKRPDLTIFSPLAVAQSPRAVAMGSAYATAADDVNAAWWNPAGMTGVEKLEVSLSHSQWFVNSTFNTGAIAYTSGVHTIGVSILTFKPEDVEETTILQPGGTGRTLSLGTSAFSLIYSRKFTDKLSFGVRFMLAREDLDLTNHTTFNVDFGTKFYTGLGSLRLSMALRNFGKDTEVLRRQFQQPLSFNLGTAAEVYGQQGDPFYITGAVDMNFLINWEERYHVGGEAWLGNILALRGGYMFRYDSFGLTAGAGVK